From the Limibacillus sp. genome, one window contains:
- a CDS encoding citramalate synthase, whose product MTDANRVHIFDTTLRDGAQTQGVDFGVQDKIAIARALDDLGVDYVEGGWPGANPTDDAFFGDPPPLKNAKLVAFGMTRRPGRSAENDPGLASMVNSKAEALCMVGKAWDFHVDVALGITAEENLAMIADSVAFTKSRKAEIMFDAEHFFDGFKADKDFALACLKAAADAGARWMVLCDTNGGTLPHEIKEIVAEAAKTVPGEKLGIHCHNDTENAVANSLAAVEAGVRQVQGTLNGLGERCGNANIVSLIPSLNLKTGYETGVSAEQLTQLTHASRLLDERLNRAP is encoded by the coding sequence ATGACCGACGCGAACCGCGTCCATATTTTCGACACCACGCTGCGCGACGGCGCCCAGACGCAGGGCGTCGATTTCGGCGTTCAGGACAAGATCGCCATCGCCCGCGCGCTGGATGACCTGGGCGTGGACTACGTCGAAGGCGGCTGGCCGGGCGCGAACCCGACCGACGACGCCTTCTTCGGCGACCCGCCGCCCCTGAAGAACGCCAAGCTCGTCGCCTTCGGCATGACCCGGCGGCCGGGGCGCAGCGCGGAGAACGATCCGGGGCTCGCCAGCATGGTGAACTCCAAGGCCGAGGCGCTCTGCATGGTCGGCAAGGCCTGGGACTTCCATGTCGACGTGGCGCTGGGCATCACGGCCGAAGAGAATCTGGCGATGATCGCGGACTCGGTGGCTTTCACCAAGAGCCGCAAGGCCGAGATCATGTTCGACGCCGAGCACTTCTTCGATGGCTTCAAGGCCGATAAGGACTTCGCGCTCGCCTGCCTGAAGGCCGCCGCCGATGCCGGCGCGCGCTGGATGGTGCTCTGCGACACCAACGGCGGCACGCTGCCCCACGAGATCAAGGAGATCGTGGCCGAGGCCGCAAAGACCGTCCCCGGCGAGAAGCTCGGCATCCATTGCCACAACGACACGGAGAACGCGGTCGCCAACTCGCTGGCGGCGGTCGAGGCGGGCGTGCGTCAGGTGCAGGGCACGCTGAACGGCCTGGGCGAGCGCTGCGGCAACGCCAACATCGTCTCGCTCATTCCCTCCCTCAACCTGAAGACGGGGTACGAGACGGGCGTCTCCGCCGAGCAGTTGACCCAGCTTACCCACGCCTCCCGCCTGCTGGACGAGCGCCTGAACCGCGCGCC
- a CDS encoding GNAT family N-acetyltransferase, with amino-acid sequence MELTSPRLLFRPGRPGDAQTLPSLLDWEVLRWFDFIHHPYDEAAARRFLLRVAEDHAGLSPGLFLLEEKESGALIGEAWVVPRQDAVGRSLGYWLAAPHRGQGLGREAVVRMIAYAREDLKAPGLHANVAPQNRRSAALLESLGFVQVGTEPRPESRAGNDHVVRWWLDMAKEAGG; translated from the coding sequence TTGGAGCTTACCAGTCCGCGTCTTCTCTTCCGCCCCGGACGCCCCGGCGATGCGCAGACCCTGCCCAGCCTGCTCGATTGGGAGGTGCTGAGGTGGTTCGACTTCATCCACCATCCCTACGACGAGGCGGCGGCACGGCGCTTCCTGCTGCGCGTCGCCGAGGACCACGCGGGCCTCAGTCCCGGGCTCTTCCTGCTGGAGGAGAAGGAAAGCGGCGCGCTGATCGGCGAAGCCTGGGTCGTTCCGCGCCAGGATGCGGTGGGCCGCTCGCTCGGCTACTGGCTGGCGGCCCCACATCGCGGCCAGGGCTTGGGGCGGGAGGCCGTGGTCCGCATGATCGCCTACGCGCGAGAAGACCTGAAAGCGCCGGGCCTGCACGCCAATGTCGCGCCACAGAACCGGCGCTCCGCCGCGCTGCTGGAGAGCCTGGGTTTCGTCCAAGTGGGAACCGAGCCGCGCCCCGAAAGCCGCGCCGGAAACGATCACGTGGTCCGCTGGTGGCTGGACATGGCGAAGGAGGCAGGAGGCTGA